One stretch of Apis cerana isolate GH-2021 linkage group LG8, AcerK_1.0, whole genome shotgun sequence DNA includes these proteins:
- the LOC107993607 gene encoding aminoacylase-1 → MSLSSQVQLDATAVENFREYLRIPSVQPNINYDGCVAFLEKQAKSLDLPIKIYYVDPKKPIVVLTWIGIDPSKPAILLNSHMDVVPVFEDKWTYPPFDAHMDEKGNIYARGSQDMKCVGIQYLEAIRRMKLTGQCFKRTIHISFVPDEEIGGVLGMEDFVHTKDFQALNIGFALDEGVASPEESFFMFYGERSIWHVVIECSGNPGHGSLLIDNTAGEKIRVIIDRFMDFRAKEKAKLKDPKIQLGDITTINLTLLKGGVQPNVIPPCLTAIFDCRLDPSIDHNEFEAMIKKWCEEAGSDVTYSFEQKNPKVENTKLDDSNPFWIAFKKACDDLAIQLQIGIFPGGTDSRYIRQVGIPAIGFSPMNKTKILLHDHDEYLNKDIFLKGIEIYMKIIAAVANV, encoded by the exons ATGTCTTTGTCGTCCCAAGTTCAGTTGGATGCAACAGCTGTAGAAAATTTTCGTGAATACTTACGTATACCATCGGTTCAACCGAACATTAATTATG atgGTTGTGTCGCTTTTCTTGAGAAACAGGCAAAGTCTCTTGATTTACCTATCAAAATATACTATGTTGACCCAAAAAAACCAATTGTGGTTCTCACATGGATAGGCATAGATCCGTCAAAACcagctattttattaaatagtcaTATGGATGTTGTACCAGTTTTTGaa gaTAAATGGACTTATCCTCCTTTTGATGCTCATATGGATGAAAAAGGAAACATATATGCACGTGGTAGTCAGGACATGAAATGTGTTGGAATTCAATATTTGGAAGCAATTCGCCGTATGAAACTTACTGGACAATGTTTTAAAAGAacaattcatatttcttttgtacCAGATGAAGAAATAGGAGGAGTTCTTGGCATGGAAGATTTTGTACACACAAAAGACTTCCAAGCTTTAAATATTGGTTTTGCATTAGATGAAGGTGTAGCTTCGCctgaagaaagtttttttatgttttatggaGAGAGATCAATTTGGCATGTTGTAATAGAATGTTCAGGCAATCCAGGTCATGGATCTCTTCTAATAGATAATACAGCAGGAGAAAAGATAAGAGTTATAATTGATCGTTTTATGGATTTTAGAGCtaaagaaaaagcaaaattgAAAGATCCAAAAATACAGCTTGGTGATATTACaactataaatttaacattattgaaG ggTGGCGTACAACCAAATGTTATACCTCCTTGCTTGACAGCAATTTTCGATTGTCGACTTGATCCTTCTATTGATCATAATGAGTTTGAAgctatgattaaaaaatggtGTGAAGAAGCTGGTTCTGACGTTACATATTcatttgaacaaaaaaatccTAAAGTTGAAAATACAAAACTTGATGATTCTAATCCTTTTTGGATTGCTTTTAAAAAAGCTTGTGATGATCTTGcaatacaattacaaatagGAATTTTTCCGGGTGGAACTGATAGTCGATATATAAGAcag GTTGGAATTCCTGCTATTGGTTTTTCACCCatgaataaaactaaaatactCCTTCATGATcatgatgaatatttaaataaagacattttcttaaaaggtattgaaatatatatgaaaataatagcaGCAGTAGCAAATGTCTAa
- the LOC107996500 gene encoding hybrid signal transduction histidine kinase D: MLDTESRHGTELVQGPTRDPWLTMDYYLGTDSLSLQEMLDVDIKCEIEGVIGGHTELGFNFTDMSALEMDDDPIGCQNDLSGWFGSTSLLNGNSNSSNSNFNLDLSGSDAASIMVNPNSVMPHMALRSPTPNNNRRHFSFSPKKDIKEKIDIEEEIENEGSNYTENENENENENENENENENENENENENENENENENENENENENEIENENENENENENENEQENEIENDTETEQYENDMTETEEDSEDEQEVSKSVTPSKSKTISISATKMTSPQYTKAQTTPKINGMSGIRIQNFKVLQSSNQMPQHVRKQIYNNNVHINPGSTTISTVKREKEFDLSDYDDKPYPKPAYSYSCLIAMALKNSQTGSLPVSEIYNFMCEHFPYFKTAPNGWKNSVRHNLSLNKCFEKIEKPAGNGNQRKGCLWAINPAKVAKMDEEVQKWSRKDPLAIKKAMIYPDHLELLERGEMKYAGSGDVSEETESSGDEAVEESTTYEESIHGHITANSVTDSYDESSQDCDIDIHEHLYDEIDIGDNKEALHMHLNISKQEPFEYELNSGTKRQKTLTGAIQGNYVYQPVTTSRRKTPLLVRAGAGNSSFLKID; encoded by the exons ATGTTGGATACGGAGAGCAGACACGGTACTGAGCTGGTTCAGGGACCGACGCGGGACCCTTGGCTCACGATGGATTACTATCTCGGTACAGATAGTTTATCGTTGCAAGAGATGCTCGATGTCGATATCAAATGCGAAATCGAGGGTGTTATCGGCGGGCACACGGAGTTGGGCTTTAATTTCACCGACATGTCCGCTCTAGAAATGGACGATGATCCTATTGGATGTCAAAATGATCTTAGTGGATGGTTTGGATCCACCAGTTTACTTAATGGAAACAGCAATAGCTCGAACAg TAATTTCAATCTTGACCTTAGTGGAAGCGATGCGGCCTCCATTATGGTAAATCCTAACTCGGTGATGCCGCACATGGCACTTCGAAGTCCTACTCCAAATAATAACAGACGACACTTTTCATTTTCAccgaaaaaagatataaaagaaaaaattgatatcgaaGAAGAGATAGAGAATGAAGGCAGTAATTATACAGAGAACGAGAATGAAAATGAGAACGAAAATGAGAATGAAAAtgagaatgaaaatgaaaatgaaaatgagaatGAGAATGAGAATGAAAATGAGAATGAGAATGAGAATGAGAACGAAAATGAGAATgaaatcgaaaatgaaaatgaaaacgaaaatgaaaacgaaaatgaaaatgaacaagaaaacgaaatcgaaaatGATACCGAGACAGAACAATATGAAAACGATATGACAGAAACCGAAGAAGATTCCGAGGATGAGCAAGAAGTTTCCAAGTCGGTGACACCGTCCAAATCGAAAACGATCTCAATATCAGCTACTAAAATGACATCCCCACAATATACGAAGGCACAGACTACCCCGAAAATAAACGGTATGTCTGGTATTAGAATTCAGAACTTCAAAGTATTACAGAGTTCCAACCAGATGCCGCAACATGTGCGGAAGCAGATCTACAATAACAACGTACACATCAATCCAGGATCTACTACTATCAGTACagtgaaaagagagaaagaatttgaTCTATCAGACTATGATGACAAACCCTATCCTAAACCGGCTTACTCTTATTCTTGTCTGATTGCAATGGCGTTAAAAAATAGTCAGACAGGCTCTCTACCGGTCTcggaaatttacaattttatgtg cgaGCATTTTCCATATTTCAAGACTGCACCAAATGGTTGGAAAAATTCAGTTAGAcacaatttatcattaaataagtgctttgaaaaaatcgaaaagccTGCTGGAAATGGAAATCAGAGAAAAGGATGCTTATGGGCTATTAATCCAGCAAAAGTAGCAAAGATGGATGAAGAAGTACAAAAATGGTCCAGAAAGGATCCTTTAGCTATCAAAAAAGCAATGATATATCCAGACCATTTGGAATTGCTTGAAAGAGGTGAAATGAAATATGCAGGCAGTGGTGATGTATCTGAAGAAACAGAAAGTTCAGGTGATGAAGCAGTTGAAGAAAGCACAACGTATGAAGAATCTATTCACGGTCACATAACTGCGAATTCAGTGACAGATAGTTATGATGAGAGCAGTCAGGATTGTGATATAGACATTCATGAGCATTTATATGATGAGATAGATATTGGGGACAATAAAGAAGCATTACACATGCATTTAAACATTTCAAAACAAGAACCATTTGAATACGAGCTTAATTCCGGTACGAAAAGACAAAAAACGTTAACCGGTGCAATACAAGGAAATTACGTGTACCAACCTGTGACTACTTCACGAAGAAAAACACCTCTTCTTGTACGAGCTGGTGCAGGAAACAGCTCATTTCTTAAAATCGATTAA